From Brucella anthropi ATCC 49188:
GTGCGTCGGAAGCCTGTTTCACCTCATCGTAAATATAGAGGCTCGCCACATCCAGCGCAATGGAATAGCCGTGGCGGGCGCGAATGAGTGCCAGCATCATGTCGAGCGCCGGTGCAGCGCCTCCGGTTGTCAGAAAAGCTCCATCCCGCACCCAACGATCCGATTGCATTTCGACTTCCGGGAAGCGCTGTGAGAATGCTTCCATGTCTTCCCAGTGCGTCGTTGCCTTGCGTCCATTGAGCAATCCCGCCTTTGCCAGCACCCATGATCCGGCTTCCACACCCACGACGAGTTTCGATTGCTTGGCCGCCTGGCGCAGCATGGCGAGAAGCTTCGGCGTCGCATGTTCCAGCGCATGAAAGGCGCTGACGATAATGAGAATGTCCTGCGCGCCGACCTCGAAACGGCCATTAGCCGCAACTTTGAGGCCACTGGATGTGACGGGATCGCTGCCATCCGGTGACACCACCCGCCAGCGATAAAGCGAGCGGCCCGTCACGCGGTTGGCACCGCGCATTGGGTCCAGCGTCGCGGCCAGCGACATCAGCGAACAATCCGGCAGGACCAGCAGGGTAACGCTCAGTTCTTCGTCGGAGGGTTCAAAGATCATGCGTTTCGCTCTTCGCCAAATAGATTTCGTAAAATGATAATCCCGTCATTTCGCGACCTGTCAAGCTCGGCGAAAATTGAGGGAAACGATCATGCCTTTAAAGCCCGCCCGCGAAATATTCATCACTGCTGCCGTCACCGGTGCCGGAGCCACCACGCACCGCTCAAACAAGGTGCCGATCACGCCGCGCCAGATTGCGGATGCGGCCATTGAAAGTGCGGAAGCAGGTGCCGCCGTTGCGCATATTCATGTGCGCGATCCGGAAACGGGTGAACCATCGCGTAAGCTGGAGCTTTTCCGCGAGGTTGTGGACCACATCCGGGCGTCCGGTGTCGATATCGTGCTGAACCTGACTGCAGGCGTTGGCGGTGATCTGGTCTTTGGGTCGCCAGAAGCTCCACTGCCACCCGATGCCGCCAAGACCGATATGGCGGGCGCGACGGAACGGCTTGCCCATGTTGCTGAACTCTTGCCGGAAATCTGCACGCTGGATTGCGGCACGATGAATTTCGGCGAGGGCGATTACGTGATGACCAACACGCCTGCCATGCTCAGGGAA
This genomic window contains:
- a CDS encoding 3-keto-5-aminohexanoate cleavage protein — protein: MPLKPAREIFITAAVTGAGATTHRSNKVPITPRQIADAAIESAEAGAAVAHIHVRDPETGEPSRKLELFREVVDHIRASGVDIVLNLTAGVGGDLVFGSPEAPLPPDAAKTDMAGATERLAHVAELLPEICTLDCGTMNFGEGDYVMTNTPAMLREMAGQIQRLGVRPEIEIFDTGHLPLAQWLQQQGLLDDPVLVQLCMGIPWGAPDDLATLVSIVHNLPDNWIFSAFSIGRNQLPYAALAVLAGGNIRVGLEDNIWLDKGILASNGDLVERAKAIAVNMGTKVLTPAEVREKLKLTKRW
- a CDS encoding GlxA family transcriptional regulator, with the protein product MIFEPSDEELSVTLLVLPDCSLMSLAATLDPMRGANRVTGRSLYRWRVVSPDGSDPVTSSGLKVAANGRFEVGAQDILIIVSAFHALEHATPKLLAMLRQAAKQSKLVVGVEAGSWVLAKAGLLNGRKATTHWEDMEAFSQRFPEVEMQSDRWVRDGAFLTTGGAAPALDMMLALIRARHGYSIALDVASLYIYDEVKQASDAQPLVSLGRLLNREPRLADAIKIMETHIDRPIPVSSIARRLALSTRSLELLFANVIGQSPGNYYLSLRLKAARRLILDTHLSMADTAEQTGFSSISSLSRAFKRHFGQSPSKLRQ